Part of the Halobellus ruber genome is shown below.
TCCTCGAAACTCGGACCAGTGTAACCGTAAACGATTACATATTCCCCGACAATGACACCGGATTTATATCCGTCGGCGAGAACTCTCGCGTAATGCTCGAAGACGATTTCGGTCGCGAAGTGTCCGGGGTCCGGGTCTCGCTGACGGACCGCTGTAACTTCGACTGCGTCTACTGCCACAACGAGGGGCTCGGCGACACCCGTGGTCCGATGGACCCGCAGGACGACGAGATGACCGCCGACGAGGTGGTCCGGTTTCTGGAGGTCGTCTCCGAGTTCGGGGTGCGGAAGGTGAAGTTCACCGGCGGGGAGCCGATGCTCAGAGGCGACTTAGCGGAGATCATCCGGCGCGTGCCCGACGGGATGGAGGCGTCGATGACGACGAACGGGACCTTCCTCCCCGGCCGCGCCGAGGACCTGAAGGAGGCCGGACTCGAACGGGTGAACGTCTCCCAGGACGCGATCGATCCCGACGCGTTCGCGGAGATCACCAAGTCCGGCGCCTACGAGAAGGTCATCGAGGGCGTCGAGGCCGCCCTGGAGGCGGGACTCGAACCGGTGAAGCTGAACATGGTCGTCTTCGAGCACACTGCGGGCTACGTCGAGGGGATGGTCGATCACGTCGCCGAGAACCCCGGGCTCCAACTCCAGCTCATCGAGTATATGCCCGAGTTGACGGGAAAGCCCGAGTGGAACATCGACATCGGCCGGGTCCACGACTGGCTCGAGGGGAAGGCCGACCGGGTGGAGACCCGCGAGATGCACAATCGCCGGCGGTACTACGTCGGCGGCGACCCCGCCGACGACGGCTCCGACCCCGGGATGGTCGAGATCGTCGATCCCGTCGAGAACCCCAACTTCTGTGCGAACTGCCACCGCGTGCGAGTCACCCACGAGGGGTACCTGAAGGGCTGTCTCAACCGCAACGACGACCTGCGGTCGATGGGCGAGATGACCCGCGAGGAGATCCGCGAGACGTTCAGGGAGACCGTCGCGAACCGCGTGCCGTACTACGGCGAGTATATGATCCAGGAGGACGGCGAGTGGGTCGTCAACGACAAGTACATCGACGCGCCGGTCGCGACGTCCGACTGAGACGCTCGGTCCGCCGAACGCCTCTATTCACTCCCCCCAGTTCCCGTTTCCGCCAGGAACGCGTCGATCGCGTCGCCGCCCTGGAACCCCTCGGCAAGCCGTCCGACGACGGCGCCGTCTCGGAAGTGTACGAGCGTCGGCACACTGGTGATTCCGAACCGCTCGATCGACGCCGGATCGTCCCGCGGGTTGATCGTCGCCACCGCGAGGTCCCCGTGTGCGCGGGCGACGTTGCCGAGGACCGGTTCGAGTCCGGCACACAGCGAACACCCCTCCGTGTAGAAGTCGACGAGCACCCGGTCGTGAGCGTCGACGAAGCGGTCGAGGTCGGCTTCGGAGTCGAGTTCGACCGGGCGATCGGGCGCCGATTCGGATGGGATGTCGGTCTGCATATCTCCTCTTTGGCGCTGGGAACCCATATACTGTCGGCGGTCTGGCGGCGTGCACTCCCGGTCGCCTCCGGACTGCCCGTGGACGGGACCGGACGCGATACGTCGCCGTCGGCGTGTGAGAGCGACGCATACCCCCGTGTACACGGCTCACACCCGCTCGTCCTATCGTGACCCTTAAGTAGCGTACCCGGCTTGTTCCGACTGCAATACGCTGTAGGGAGGTCGACTCCCGAGTCCGCAAGGGCGACAGTGCGAGACCGCGCGTTGCGGTAGCCAAGCCTGGCCCAAGGCGCAGGGTTGCTAACTCTGTGGCGTTCACGCCTCCGGGGTTCGAATCCCCGCCGCAACGTCACCGGACATCCAAAAGCTATGAGTGCAGAAGAACCACAGGACGCCGCCGACGAGGAGGACGATGACCTCCGATACTTCGTCAGGATCGGGACCACCGATCTGGACGGGACGAAGAGCGTCGAGCGGAGTCTCAGAGAGATGAAGGGAATCGGCAAGCGCACGGCGCGCATCGTCACCGACGCCGCCGGCGTCGATCGACAAGCGACGTTCGGTCTGCTCGAGGACGACGAGATCGACGCGGTCGTCGACGCCGTCGAGAACCTCGAAGACTACATCCCCGAGTGGATGGCAAACCGGCGGAACGACTTCTTCTCCGGCGAGACCAGCCACAAGACCGGGTCCGACCTCGAGGAGAAACGACGCCACGACATCAACCGGATGAAGATGATCGACTCCTACAAGGGCGTGCGTCACAAGCGCGGCCAGAAGGTCCGCGGCCAGCGGACGAAGTCCACCGGCCGGACCGAGGGGACGATCGGCGTCAACGTCGAGGCGATCAAGGAGGAGGCGGCCGAGGAGGCCGCAGACGAGGACGAATAACCGATGGCGACCGGAAACAACACAAAGCGGTACGAGACGCCGAACCACCCGTATCAGGGCGAGCGGATCGCCCAGGAGGGAGACCTGCTCGGCCGCTACGGACTGAAGAACAAAGAGGAGCTGTGGCGCGCACAGTCGGAGCTCCGGAACTACCGGCGGGAGGCCCGACGCCTCATCGGCGAGGCACAGGGCGACCTGGAGGCCGCGGAGGCGGCCGGCGAGGAGTTCCTCGCCCGGCTCCGCCGCTACGGCATCCTCTCGGAGGGCGACGACATCAGTCGCGTCCTCGGGCTCGACGTCACCGACATCCTGGAGCGTCGGCTCCAGACCGTCGTCTACCGCGCCGGCCTGGCGAGTACGCCGGAGCAGGCGCGGCAGTTCGTCGTCCACGGCCACGTCACCGTCGACGGCGCCCGCGTCACGCGGCCGTCGAAGATGGTCGAGGTCGCGGAGGAAGACGCGATCGAGTTCGACGACACCAGCCCGCTCGCGGACGAGCTTCATCCCGAGCGCGCGGAGGGACAAGAGTAATGAGCGAATCAGAGACTTCCAGGGACAAGTGGGGAATCGCCCACGTGCACGCGTCGTTCAACAACACCCTCATCACGGTCACCGACCTGACGGGCGCGGAGACGATCGTCAAGTCCTCGGGCGGCGCAGTGGTGAAGCAGAACCGCGACGAGGCGTCGCCGTACGCCGCCATGCAGATGGCGGAGTCGGTCGCAGAAGAGATCAAGGCCGCCGGCATCGAGGGCCTGCACGTCCGCGTGCGTGGCCC
Proteins encoded:
- the moaA gene encoding GTP 3',8-cyclase MoaA produces the protein MLEDDFGREVSGVRVSLTDRCNFDCVYCHNEGLGDTRGPMDPQDDEMTADEVVRFLEVVSEFGVRKVKFTGGEPMLRGDLAEIIRRVPDGMEASMTTNGTFLPGRAEDLKEAGLERVNVSQDAIDPDAFAEITKSGAYEKVIEGVEAALEAGLEPVKLNMVVFEHTAGYVEGMVDHVAENPGLQLQLIEYMPELTGKPEWNIDIGRVHDWLEGKADRVETREMHNRRRYYVGGDPADDGSDPGMVEIVDPVENPNFCANCHRVRVTHEGYLKGCLNRNDDLRSMGEMTREEIRETFRETVANRVPYYGEYMIQEDGEWVVNDKYIDAPVATSD
- a CDS encoding thioredoxin family protein, with amino-acid sequence MQTDIPSESAPDRPVELDSEADLDRFVDAHDRVLVDFYTEGCSLCAGLEPVLGNVARAHGDLAVATINPRDDPASIERFGITSVPTLVHFRDGAVVGRLAEGFQGGDAIDAFLAETGTGGSE
- a CDS encoding 30S ribosomal protein S13, whose product is MSAEEPQDAADEEDDDLRYFVRIGTTDLDGTKSVERSLREMKGIGKRTARIVTDAAGVDRQATFGLLEDDEIDAVVDAVENLEDYIPEWMANRRNDFFSGETSHKTGSDLEEKRRHDINRMKMIDSYKGVRHKRGQKVRGQRTKSTGRTEGTIGVNVEAIKEEAAEEAADEDE
- a CDS encoding 30S ribosomal protein S4, producing MATGNNTKRYETPNHPYQGERIAQEGDLLGRYGLKNKEELWRAQSELRNYRREARRLIGEAQGDLEAAEAAGEEFLARLRRYGILSEGDDISRVLGLDVTDILERRLQTVVYRAGLASTPEQARQFVVHGHVTVDGARVTRPSKMVEVAEEDAIEFDDTSPLADELHPERAEGQE
- a CDS encoding 30S ribosomal protein S11, with translation MSESETSRDKWGIAHVHASFNNTLITVTDLTGAETIVKSSGGAVVKQNRDEASPYAAMQMAESVAEEIKAAGIEGLHVRVRGPGGNDIKSPGPGAQATIRALARAGLEIGRIEDVTPIPHDGTRAPKNRRL